Proteins found in one Spirochaetota bacterium genomic segment:
- a CDS encoding glycosyltransferase family 4 protein translates to MKILIINYEFPPLGGGGGVATMDLALEWVKTARVDVLTSWFKGLPYYERVQGINVYRVPIFFRKSRDAASFLSMFSYLPFGFFKGLRLCLKNRYDVINTHFAVPSGPLGYILGLIFRIPNVLSLHGGDIYDPSKKMSPHRSFFWRNVVRFIMNRADRIVAQSSNTRDNALKYYAPRKEVGIIPLAFHPPILSGAKRASLGFNENEFLLITIGRLIKRKAIDHMIRAVAAVPDARVRLLVLGDGPEREYLESVTRELGMNGRVVFTGHVTDRQKFEYIEVSNVFISTSLHEGFGIVFMEAMYCGLPIICSNHGGQVDFLKNGENALLVGVGDIGGYARSVRRFIDDGKLYKLCSGNNRTKVKDFYAENVAARYTATFREVSGNRE, encoded by the coding sequence TTGAAAATACTCATCATCAATTATGAATTTCCTCCTCTCGGCGGAGGAGGAGGTGTTGCGACAATGGACCTCGCGCTGGAGTGGGTGAAAACCGCGCGGGTGGACGTGCTGACGTCGTGGTTTAAAGGGCTTCCTTATTACGAGCGGGTGCAGGGGATCAACGTTTATCGCGTCCCGATTTTTTTTAGGAAGTCGAGAGACGCGGCGAGCTTCCTTTCCATGTTTTCGTATCTTCCCTTTGGATTTTTCAAGGGGCTGCGATTATGCCTGAAAAACCGCTACGACGTCATAAACACCCATTTCGCCGTGCCGTCGGGGCCGCTGGGGTATATCCTGGGGCTGATCTTCCGGATTCCCAATGTGCTCTCGCTCCACGGGGGAGACATCTACGATCCCAGCAAGAAGATGTCGCCGCATAGAAGTTTTTTCTGGCGGAACGTGGTACGGTTCATCATGAACCGGGCCGATCGTATCGTCGCCCAGTCGAGCAATACGCGCGATAACGCGCTAAAGTATTATGCGCCGCGGAAGGAAGTCGGCATCATCCCCCTTGCATTTCATCCCCCGATTCTTTCGGGGGCAAAACGTGCATCCCTTGGGTTCAACGAGAACGAGTTCCTCCTCATAACGATCGGCAGGCTCATCAAGCGAAAGGCCATCGACCACATGATCCGGGCCGTCGCCGCCGTCCCCGACGCGCGGGTGCGGCTGCTCGTGCTCGGCGACGGGCCGGAGAGGGAATACCTCGAATCGGTCACCCGCGAGCTTGGCATGAACGGGAGGGTGGTGTTTACCGGCCATGTCACCGACAGGCAGAAGTTCGAGTATATCGAGGTATCGAACGTTTTCATTTCCACGTCCCTGCATGAAGGTTTCGGGATCGTCTTTATGGAGGCGATGTACTGCGGCCTGCCGATTATTTGCAGCAATCATGGCGGCCAGGTCGATTTCCTGAAAAATGGAGAAAACGCGCTCCTGGTCGGCGTCGGCGATATCGGAGGCTACGCCCGGTCGGTACGCCGGTTTATCGATGACGGCAAGCTGTACAAACTGTGCTCCGGCAACAATCGAACGAAGGTAAAGGATTTTTACGCGGAAAACGTGGCCGCGCGCTATACCGCTACATTCAGAGAGGTTTCGGGCAATCGTGAGTGA
- a CDS encoding CsgG/HfaB family protein, whose amino-acid sequence MKKHLPFIITIAWIGLSACSTIDIAITKKVDVSKKLNKVAVFPFDVKGAAWGDEFSDAISHYFFKTGRVEVVEREALERILNEQNLSMTGFIDDKSAVKIGKLLVADVILVGRYYAKYCCSLSLIWDRNDILIGSSRYDDISRQIVKKVLSTLDEIEKKKSIK is encoded by the coding sequence ATGAAAAAACACCTGCCATTCATAATTACCATTGCATGGATCGGATTATCGGCGTGCTCCACGATCGACATCGCCATAACCAAGAAGGTCGATGTCAGCAAAAAATTGAACAAAGTTGCCGTGTTCCCCTTCGACGTAAAAGGAGCCGCCTGGGGCGATGAATTCTCCGACGCCATCAGCCACTACTTCTTCAAAACCGGACGGGTAGAGGTCGTGGAGCGTGAAGCGCTCGAGCGCATACTTAACGAGCAGAACCTCTCAATGACCGGTTTCATCGACGATAAAAGCGCGGTGAAGATCGGAAAACTGCTGGTGGCCGACGTCATCCTGGTCGGTCGCTATTACGCCAAGTACTGCTGCAGTCTTTCGCTTATATGGGACAGAAACGACATCCTCATTGGAAGCTCGCGATACGATGATATATCGCGACAGATCGTAAAAAAGGTGCTGTCAACGCTCGATGAGATCGAAAAGAAAAAGAGCATTAAATGA
- a CDS encoding prenyltransferase/squalene oxidase repeat-containing protein: MSVYLNGNPVPWLISRCGPEVRHLCLRDILRPTCGDAAVLEGYESLRSSDVYRRFFSAARGGILGDKKRFDLVARGAMWRFAEAVARGYDRREPVVDATAEFIMQKCRGESGGFVMNWKPAIEAGCITGAMVRRLLEAGFDDERTERGIAWIREHQREDGGWLHCPIAGSMDVMWLLLFRRAGAGLAREGDASVPSCVFATFECLMALLEHGDRRGRLEEAAVSASEFLLLNRLFADITNGADSVCAAGGRASDFSRSGFPVLLHYDTLAGMIAIARAGRFGDTRGNGAFNALIAKQNTDGSFPAERRERGMLWEGGRMARHNRRDPWVTLNALRLLTRAGLVSAKDLV; encoded by the coding sequence ATGAGCGTTTACCTTAACGGAAACCCAGTTCCCTGGCTGATATCCCGGTGCGGACCGGAGGTCCGCCACCTGTGCCTCCGCGACATCCTGCGACCCACGTGTGGCGATGCGGCCGTTCTGGAAGGGTATGAGTCGCTGCGTTCTTCTGATGTATATCGTCGGTTCTTCAGTGCGGCCAGGGGAGGTATTCTCGGCGATAAGAAGCGTTTCGACCTTGTCGCCAGAGGGGCCATGTGGCGTTTCGCGGAAGCAGTGGCGCGCGGCTATGACCGAAGGGAGCCGGTCGTCGATGCCACGGCGGAATTCATCATGCAAAAATGCCGCGGCGAGTCCGGTGGATTCGTAATGAACTGGAAACCGGCTATCGAGGCCGGATGCATCACCGGGGCCATGGTCCGTCGTCTGCTTGAAGCGGGCTTCGATGACGAGCGGACGGAGCGGGGTATCGCGTGGATACGGGAGCATCAGCGGGAGGACGGCGGCTGGCTGCACTGCCCCATCGCCGGCTCGATGGACGTGATGTGGCTGCTGCTTTTCAGAAGGGCCGGGGCGGGCCTCGCGCGCGAGGGAGACGCATCGGTTCCGAGCTGTGTGTTTGCCACGTTCGAGTGCCTGATGGCGTTGCTCGAACATGGCGACAGACGCGGCCGCCTGGAGGAAGCGGCGGTGAGCGCTTCGGAATTCCTGCTTTTAAACCGACTTTTTGCGGATATCACGAACGGCGCTGATTCCGTATGCGCCGCGGGGGGAAGGGCATCTGATTTTTCCCGCTCCGGATTCCCCGTTCTTTTACATTATGACACTCTTGCGGGCATGATCGCGATCGCCCGTGCCGGACGGTTCGGGGACACCAGGGGGAACGGTGCGTTCAATGCGCTGATAGCCAAGCAGAACACTGACGGCTCGTTTCCGGCCGAGCGACGAGAGCGGGGGATGCTTTGGGAGGGGGGCAGGATGGCGCGGCACAACAGACGCGATCCCTGGGTGACTCTCAACGCGCTTCGACTGCTTACGCGTGCCGGTCTTGTTTCAGCGAAGGATTTAGTTTGA
- a CDS encoding M23 family metallopeptidase: protein MLCKRRALYTDAFYRIKRAALCVLIMPLALLAMSPSPPRTLGWPIDRPQRITGTFCELRGPRFHLGLDVSTGGRKGFEIFAADDGHISTALYQKWGIGYAIFITHPDGRRTFYGHMDGFADRVLENSAVVGYRQKILDREDFRLEFKGGDIPVRKGERIGYSGDSGIGREHFHFEVRDEKGVHLNPLRHGLSIDDTIPPDFSELGLVPLDGRSHIDGVNAGRSVAVARPSKGGVYRPKWNGTPVAGGIIGITVAAGDRAGYISRIAVYRIELLVNGKKIFETRFDRMKREKIHLAGLYYDYSAANGTFYTHYLYSRIGDEGRIDTTRLVGKARVTILAYDANDNRAELEFDLLAAPPLEKPVREFSPNLVPGRELRLSSEDGLFAAVFDKKAALYPERVWLKQDPPLRIAVAGLSVRSAVYTMFPPDLCVDRPMELSLEYRGDDRAKVGLYQINPATGRFHPIGNRYDLKTGSFVHSSHRMAGFFLLRDDALPEARFKSPGIIAPGRPLYIPVSDIGSGIDLGSISLTVDGKPVKWDYDPDYSRIEILRHNDIWSKGVHEIELGLKDMAGNEMKKLTAGYTVK from the coding sequence ATGCTTTGTAAACGCCGGGCCTTATACACCGACGCGTTTTACCGGATTAAACGGGCGGCGCTCTGCGTTTTAATCATGCCGCTCGCGCTCCTCGCCATGTCACCATCACCCCCACGGACTCTCGGCTGGCCTATCGACCGTCCGCAGCGCATAACCGGCACTTTCTGCGAACTCAGGGGACCGCGCTTTCATCTGGGGCTCGATGTGAGTACCGGAGGGAGGAAGGGATTCGAAATCTTCGCAGCGGATGACGGCCATATCAGCACGGCACTGTACCAGAAATGGGGGATCGGATACGCGATATTCATTACACACCCCGACGGCAGAAGAACCTTTTACGGGCACATGGACGGGTTCGCCGACAGGGTGCTTGAGAATTCTGCGGTCGTCGGGTACCGCCAGAAGATTCTGGATAGGGAGGATTTCAGGCTGGAATTCAAAGGGGGCGATATCCCCGTCCGCAAGGGCGAGCGCATCGGGTATTCGGGAGACAGCGGCATCGGAAGGGAACATTTTCACTTTGAGGTGCGCGATGAAAAAGGCGTGCATCTCAATCCGCTGCGCCACGGTCTTAGCATCGATGATACCATCCCTCCAGATTTTTCCGAGCTCGGGCTGGTTCCTCTGGATGGCCGGTCGCATATCGACGGCGTCAATGCCGGTCGGTCGGTGGCGGTTGCAAGGCCCTCTAAGGGCGGGGTATACAGACCCAAGTGGAACGGCACGCCGGTTGCCGGGGGAATCATTGGAATAACGGTCGCCGCCGGTGACAGGGCCGGGTATATCAGCAGAATCGCCGTGTACAGGATCGAGCTCCTCGTTAATGGGAAAAAGATATTCGAAACGCGGTTCGACCGCATGAAACGCGAAAAGATACATCTTGCGGGGCTCTATTACGATTATTCCGCAGCGAACGGTACTTTTTATACCCATTACCTCTACTCAAGGATCGGAGACGAGGGGAGGATCGACACCACCCGACTTGTGGGGAAAGCGCGCGTTACGATACTCGCGTATGACGCAAACGACAACAGGGCGGAGCTCGAGTTCGATCTGCTTGCGGCGCCGCCGCTCGAAAAGCCGGTACGCGAGTTCTCGCCGAACCTTGTTCCAGGGAGGGAGCTGCGCCTGTCAAGCGAAGACGGCCTGTTTGCGGCCGTCTTCGATAAAAAGGCCGCGTTATACCCCGAGCGCGTGTGGCTGAAACAGGATCCGCCGCTTCGCATCGCCGTTGCGGGGCTTTCCGTCCGGAGCGCCGTGTACACAATGTTCCCTCCGGACCTCTGCGTCGATCGACCGATGGAGCTGTCGCTGGAGTACAGGGGTGATGACCGCGCAAAGGTCGGGCTATACCAGATCAATCCGGCGACCGGACGCTTCCATCCCATAGGGAACCGGTACGACCTTAAAACGGGCTCGTTCGTGCATTCCAGCCATCGCATGGCCGGCTTCTTCCTCCTGCGCGACGACGCGCTCCCCGAGGCCCGGTTCAAATCGCCCGGAATCATCGCGCCCGGACGGCCGCTCTATATTCCCGTATCGGATATCGGAAGCGGGATCGACCTGGGTTCCATTTCTCTGACTGTCGACGGGAAACCGGTAAAGTGGGACTACGATCCGGATTATTCGCGCATCGAGATACTCCGTCACAATGATATCTGGTCGAAAGGAGTGCATGAAATCGAGCTCGGTTTAAAAGACATGGCGGGCAATGAAATGAAAAAACTGACGGCCGGGTACACCGTTAAATGA
- a CDS encoding tetratricopeptide repeat protein — protein MKKPVCIAAILLIPATIVLASYDDALKLFQENKYRESLEKIAAELSVDRDFQDNSPNYALRFLAAHNHWKMGNHEAAISHFRRCADIRKNLPDPLIDLGLLLIDFKRYRDAELFAQRALTLQKSPTAYYVVAKSAYGLGNYWRAKEFFEKAISLDPEFFAAYNGLGMTLMRLGRYTQASTAFAAALASAPASPELLNNMGLCLEKMGKPKEALEYYKKADRLNQGNAVIQQNLARLSARG, from the coding sequence ATGAAAAAACCGGTATGTATTGCGGCAATTCTCCTGATTCCGGCCACCATTGTGCTGGCATCATATGACGACGCGCTGAAACTATTTCAGGAAAACAAATACCGCGAGTCGCTCGAGAAGATCGCCGCCGAACTATCGGTGGACAGGGATTTTCAGGATAACTCCCCCAACTACGCCCTGCGCTTTCTCGCGGCGCATAACCACTGGAAAATGGGAAACCACGAGGCGGCGATCTCGCATTTCCGCCGGTGCGCCGACATCCGGAAGAACCTGCCCGATCCGCTTATAGACCTGGGACTCCTGCTTATAGACTTTAAGCGCTACAGGGACGCCGAACTGTTCGCTCAGCGTGCCCTGACTTTACAGAAAAGCCCGACCGCCTATTACGTGGTCGCAAAATCCGCATACGGTCTGGGGAATTACTGGCGGGCAAAGGAATTTTTCGAGAAGGCGATTTCCCTTGACCCCGAATTTTTCGCCGCATACAACGGCCTTGGAATGACGCTGATGCGGCTGGGGAGGTACACCCAGGCCAGCACCGCTTTCGCGGCGGCGCTGGCATCTGCTCCCGCATCGCCCGAGCTGTTGAACAACATGGGGCTGTGTCTTGAAAAAATGGGAAAGCCAAAGGAAGCCCTCGAATATTATAAAAAAGCCGATCGGTTGAATCAAGGCAACGCTGTGATACAGCAGAATCTGGCACGGCTGTCGGCCCGCGGATAG
- the ppdK gene encoding pyruvate, phosphate dikinase yields the protein MAKRVYLFGGKKADGKAEMKNLLGGKGANLAEMCQIGIPVPAGFTITTEVCNEYYANNMKYPAGLEKEVLDALKGVERIMGAKFGDPENPLLLSVRSGARASMPGMMETVLNAGLCSATIPGMIKKTGNPRFVYDAYRRLIMMYSDVVMEKAAGLESEEGRGIRVQLDRMLQELKNRKGYATDADISDSDLKTLCDDFRSRVKEVIGKEFPDNALEQMWGAIGAVFSSWNGKRAISYRRIEGIPDAWGTAVNVQAMVFGNMGASSATGVAFSRNPANGDNHFYGEWLVNAQGEDVVAGIRTPNPLNEATKNEQNRHLPSLETAMPEAYKDLDAYRTKLERHYKDMQDIEFTVQEGHLWMLQCRVGKRTGTAALNMAMDMLDEKLISTDEAVMRVSPAQLDELLHQIVDPAAEMESTVLTKGLPAGPGGAAGQIVFTADDAVEWALQGKDVILVREETNPEDVEGMRAAIGILTARGGMTSHAALVARGWGKCCIVGCGALHVDVQAKTMRVGERTFSEGDYLTLNGTRGYVYSGKLAMIDSTENPRFVGFMTFVDARRRLKVRTNADTPEDAAKARGFGAEGIGLFRTEHMFYGKYSEQPLFFLRRMIISKDEKERRAALDELYPFVKKDFKATLEVMDGLPVTIRLLDPPLHEFVPNRQDERERLASSLGITLDELNRRAEALHESNPMMGHRGVRLGITYPEITEMQVRAILESAVELTREGKKVEPEIMIPVVSTKAELDHQKAIVENVHAQVCRNYGVSKIDYLFGTMIEVPRAALTAGKIAEAAEFFSFGTNDLTQMGFGFSRDDIGGFVPEYVAKKVLPADPFQILDQEGIGELIVIAIERGRKTLRNLKVGICGEHGGEPSSVEFCHRVGMDYVSCSPFRVPIARLAAAQAAIRGLGAGPKKKKPAVKKAVKLAKLTKPAKPVKKAAAVKPIKKAKPARPVKKASPPKRKPAAKKAIKKVVKKVVKKQVKLVTKAVREKKAGKKKGGKK from the coding sequence ATGGCGAAGAGAGTGTATCTTTTCGGAGGCAAGAAGGCCGATGGAAAGGCCGAAATGAAAAATCTCCTCGGAGGGAAGGGGGCCAACCTGGCCGAGATGTGCCAGATTGGTATTCCCGTTCCCGCGGGCTTTACCATCACCACCGAAGTGTGCAATGAATACTACGCGAATAACATGAAGTATCCCGCGGGACTCGAGAAGGAGGTGCTGGACGCGCTGAAGGGGGTCGAGCGGATCATGGGGGCGAAGTTCGGCGACCCAGAAAATCCGCTGCTGCTTTCGGTACGCTCGGGCGCGCGGGCGTCCATGCCGGGCATGATGGAGACCGTGCTCAACGCGGGGCTCTGTTCAGCCACTATTCCCGGCATGATTAAAAAGACCGGCAACCCCCGCTTCGTATACGACGCGTACCGGCGCCTCATCATGATGTATTCGGACGTTGTGATGGAAAAGGCGGCGGGTCTCGAGTCGGAAGAGGGCAGGGGCATACGGGTGCAGCTCGACAGGATGCTTCAGGAACTTAAAAACCGCAAGGGCTACGCCACCGACGCGGACATCAGCGATTCCGATTTAAAGACGTTGTGCGATGATTTCCGTTCCAGGGTGAAGGAGGTGATCGGTAAAGAGTTTCCCGACAACGCCCTCGAGCAGATGTGGGGCGCGATCGGAGCGGTGTTCTCCTCATGGAACGGCAAGCGAGCGATATCCTACCGGCGGATCGAGGGGATCCCGGACGCCTGGGGAACGGCGGTCAACGTGCAGGCCATGGTCTTCGGCAACATGGGCGCGAGCTCGGCGACCGGCGTGGCCTTTTCGCGGAACCCCGCCAACGGCGACAACCACTTCTACGGCGAATGGCTGGTAAACGCCCAGGGCGAAGACGTGGTTGCCGGCATACGCACTCCGAACCCGCTGAACGAGGCTACCAAAAACGAACAGAACAGGCACCTGCCCTCGCTCGAGACCGCGATGCCCGAGGCGTACAAAGACCTGGACGCTTATCGTACAAAGCTGGAGCGGCATTACAAGGACATGCAGGACATCGAGTTTACGGTTCAGGAGGGGCACCTGTGGATGCTGCAGTGCCGCGTCGGCAAGCGCACCGGAACCGCGGCGTTGAACATGGCGATGGACATGCTGGACGAAAAGCTCATCTCGACCGACGAGGCGGTGATGCGCGTTTCGCCGGCCCAGCTCGACGAGCTGTTGCACCAGATCGTCGACCCGGCCGCCGAGATGGAATCGACCGTGCTGACCAAGGGGCTGCCTGCAGGTCCGGGCGGCGCCGCTGGCCAGATCGTGTTTACGGCCGACGATGCGGTCGAATGGGCTCTCCAGGGTAAGGACGTGATTTTGGTCCGCGAGGAGACCAACCCCGAGGACGTGGAAGGGATGCGGGCAGCCATAGGCATTCTCACCGCGCGCGGGGGCATGACCTCACATGCCGCGCTTGTCGCGCGCGGATGGGGCAAGTGCTGCATCGTGGGTTGTGGTGCGCTGCATGTCGACGTTCAAGCGAAGACCATGCGCGTGGGAGAAAGGACATTCAGCGAGGGCGATTACCTGACGCTGAACGGCACCCGCGGATACGTATACAGCGGAAAGCTCGCGATGATTGACTCGACCGAGAACCCGCGCTTTGTGGGATTCATGACGTTCGTGGATGCACGCCGACGACTTAAAGTACGGACGAACGCCGACACTCCCGAAGACGCTGCGAAGGCGAGAGGCTTCGGGGCCGAGGGGATAGGCCTTTTCAGAACGGAGCATATGTTTTATGGAAAATATTCGGAGCAGCCTCTCTTCTTTCTGCGGCGCATGATTATATCGAAGGATGAAAAAGAACGCCGTGCCGCGCTCGACGAGTTGTATCCGTTCGTGAAAAAGGACTTCAAGGCAACGCTTGAGGTGATGGACGGGCTTCCCGTAACCATCCGCCTTCTCGACCCGCCGCTGCACGAGTTCGTGCCCAACCGCCAGGACGAGCGCGAGCGTCTGGCGTCGAGCCTCGGTATCACCCTCGACGAGCTTAACAGGCGCGCCGAGGCGCTCCACGAGTCCAATCCGATGATGGGGCACCGCGGTGTTCGCCTCGGGATCACTTATCCCGAGATTACCGAGATGCAGGTGCGCGCCATTCTCGAATCGGCGGTCGAGCTCACTCGCGAGGGTAAAAAGGTGGAGCCGGAGATCATGATTCCGGTGGTGAGCACGAAGGCCGAGTTGGATCACCAGAAGGCGATCGTGGAAAACGTCCACGCCCAGGTGTGCAGAAATTACGGCGTGAGCAAGATCGATTACCTGTTCGGGACTATGATCGAGGTCCCGCGCGCGGCGCTCACGGCCGGAAAGATAGCGGAGGCGGCGGAGTTTTTCTCCTTCGGCACCAATGACCTCACCCAGATGGGGTTCGGCTTCTCCCGTGACGACATCGGAGGGTTCGTGCCTGAGTACGTGGCGAAAAAAGTGCTGCCGGCCGATCCCTTCCAGATTCTGGACCAGGAGGGCATTGGCGAGCTGATAGTCATCGCTATCGAGCGCGGCAGAAAAACCCTTAGGAATCTGAAGGTGGGGATTTGCGGCGAGCATGGCGGCGAGCCGTCCTCGGTCGAGTTCTGTCACAGGGTCGGGATGGATTATGTGAGCTGTTCGCCGTTTCGGGTGCCGATAGCGCGCCTCGCGGCGGCCCAGGCGGCGATCCGCGGCCTCGGCGCGGGGCCTAAAAAGAAAAAACCGGCGGTGAAAAAAGCGGTGAAGCTTGCGAAGCTTACCAAACCGGCGAAACCCGTAAAAAAGGCCGCGGCGGTTAAGCCGATAAAGAAGGCGAAACCGGCCAGACCAGTAAAGAAGGCATCCCCGCCCAAAAGAAAACCGGCGGCGAAAAAAGCGATAAAAAAAGTTGTGAAGAAGGTTGTGAAGAAACAGGTTAAGTTAGTGACTAAGGCGGTTCGCGAAAAAAAGGCCGGGAAGAAAAAGGGCGGTAAAAAGTAG
- a CDS encoding rhomboid family intramembrane serine protease, with product MKSPGSSSPYQGWVVKLIIVNVVVYVFQIFTASNQTQHSALTYFLGLTPSLVVEKGFIWQVVSYMFLHSTAGFFHIFFNMYAVLIFGTPIEQEWGSRKFLGYYFFCGAGAGISILVINLILQGDAYHIPTIGASGAVFGLLLAFGVLYPNSEILLFFFIPMRAKYLVMLFGLVELYLVLFSRGHGSISHIGHLGGLFFGIVYFLATRRNSIKFRTKMFAARMEKKAAEIVPKIGSTAAAQDERAKQKDILARLRNGGLSALSDDEVQYIKYLAIMKDGASARCDSADYNIDDAYCANCEDADACFIREVKRHKEN from the coding sequence ATGAAAAGTCCTGGATCTTCGAGTCCCTACCAGGGGTGGGTCGTCAAGCTCATTATCGTTAACGTCGTGGTGTACGTCTTTCAGATATTCACCGCATCAAACCAGACGCAACATTCCGCGCTTACTTACTTCCTCGGCCTTACACCGTCCCTCGTCGTGGAGAAAGGCTTCATCTGGCAGGTGGTATCGTACATGTTTCTGCACAGCACCGCCGGTTTTTTTCATATTTTTTTCAACATGTACGCGGTGCTGATATTCGGTACGCCGATCGAACAGGAGTGGGGAAGCCGGAAATTCCTCGGGTATTATTTCTTTTGCGGTGCCGGCGCGGGTATTTCGATCCTGGTAATCAACCTGATTTTACAGGGGGACGCGTATCACATCCCGACGATCGGGGCTTCGGGCGCCGTATTCGGACTGTTGCTCGCGTTCGGGGTGTTGTATCCAAACTCCGAAATCCTGCTTTTCTTTTTCATTCCGATGAGGGCGAAGTACCTTGTCATGCTTTTCGGACTGGTCGAACTCTACCTTGTGCTCTTCAGCAGGGGACACGGCAGCATCTCGCATATCGGGCATCTTGGCGGGCTCTTCTTCGGAATCGTCTATTTCCTGGCGACGAGAAGGAACAGCATTAAGTTCCGCACAAAAATGTTCGCGGCCAGGATGGAAAAGAAGGCCGCGGAAATAGTGCCGAAGATCGGCTCCACGGCGGCGGCGCAGGACGAGCGGGCGAAACAAAAGGACATCCTCGCCAGGCTGCGGAACGGAGGGCTTTCTGCGCTTTCCGACGACGAGGTCCAGTACATCAAATATCTCGCGATCATGAAGGACGGCGCCTCCGCGCGATGCGACAGCGCTGATTACAACATCGACGACGCGTACTGCGCAAACTGCGAGGACGCGGACGCATGCTTCATCCGCGAGGTGAAGCGCCACAAGGAAAATTAG
- a CDS encoding YkgJ family cysteine cluster protein: MDKHHGGVECIRCGTCCLADMVACASAEDAELWKRAGRDDVLHIIDNERAVWMGDHLVSAIDGRELHHCPFLERVNGCFSCSIYDLRPRVCAEYRPGSSQICPQFKK, from the coding sequence ATGGATAAGCATCATGGCGGGGTTGAGTGCATTCGGTGCGGCACCTGCTGTCTTGCCGATATGGTCGCCTGCGCGAGCGCGGAGGATGCCGAGCTGTGGAAGCGCGCGGGGCGGGATGACGTCCTGCATATCATCGATAATGAGCGGGCGGTCTGGATGGGGGACCATCTCGTATCGGCGATCGATGGCCGGGAGCTTCATCACTGCCCGTTCCTCGAACGGGTGAACGGCTGCTTTTCCTGTTCCATATACGACCTGAGGCCGCGGGTATGTGCGGAGTATCGACCCGGCTCATCTCAAATATGCCCGCAATTCAAAAAATGA